The Rhodospirillales bacterium genome includes the window ATCGTGCGCTGGCCGCCCTGATATAATCCATCGCGACGCGCTCGGCTTCCCGTTCGGCGATGGTACGGGGTGTTTCATCCGGCAACGGCGGCGCAGCAATATCCAGCATGGCGCGGACAGTATCAGGAAAATAAAAATATGTAAAATATTAAGCCGCCAGCCCCTGATGTGCCGCGGCCAGCCGCACGTAATGCGGCCCGGACCAATCCATCAGCGCATAATCCTCGTCGTTCAGGTCGCGCAGATATTTGGCGGGCCGCCCGGCCCAAAGCTGACCCGTAGGCACCACCTTGCCCGGCGTCACCAAGGCGCCTGCCGCGACGAACCCGCGCGGCTCGACCTCCGCCCCGTCCATGACGCAGGCCTGCATTCCGACATACGCACCGTCGCCGATCCGGCAATCGTGCAGCAACGCCATATGCCCGACCGTCACATTGTCGCCGATATGCGTACCCTTGCCGCGCGTCGCGACATGGATGACCGTGCCGTCCTGTATGTTGCTGCCGCGCCCGATGCGAATGACGTTGACATCACCGCGCACAACGCAGCCATACCAGATCGAACTGCCCGCGCCGATCGAAACGTCGCCGATGACACACGCATTGACGGCCACGAACGCCGCATCGTCAACCGCAGGCATGATGTCGTTATAAGGCAGGATCAAAGACATGCCCGACATTTAACCACGAACGCGACACAAGCGAAAACCCCTTGCCGCGTAAAAAAAAACAGGGCGGCCAAAGCCGCCCTGTCCAAATCTTTTTGCCGGCCCGACCGGAGGTTTCGGCAAACGAAACCGACCAGCCAGACCAAAGCCCGCCGGAACTGTCTTAGCGTTTCGCCCACTGTTTGGAGCGGCGGGCTTTGTGCAGGCCCACTTTTTTCCGCTCGACGACGCGCGGGTCGCGGGTCAGGAACCCGGCCTTTTTCAGCGCAGCGCGGTAGTTTTCCGGGTCATAGGCGTTGAGCGCGCGGGAAATCCCGTGGCGCACGGCGCCCGCCTGCCCAGACAACCCACCGCCCGTGACGGTGCAGATGACGTCGAACTGGTTGACGCATTTACCGATCAGGAAGGGCTGGTTGATCACCAGACGATGCGTCTGCCGCGCGAAGTAATCATTCTGCGTCTTGCCGTTGATGGTGATCTGGCCGCGGCCGGGTTTGACCCAGACGCGTGCGACCGCGTCCTTGCGGCGGCCGGTGCCATAGCTGCGGCCCTGCGCATCGCGCTTGGGTTCGCGTTTCGGGGCCGGCGCGTTATTGTTCTGCGCCGCGGCGTCGGATGTGCCCTCGGCTTGAGCCGGAGCTTCGACGCCTTGTGCGACCTGCTTGATATCTTCAAGCGATTTCACGGATTTTTTGGTTTCGGTTTTGGCCATGATCTAACTCCTCAGGCGCGCTTGTTCTTCGGGTTCATTGCGGCGACGTCCAGCGTCTTGGGCTGTTGCGCCTCGTGCGGGTGGCTCGGCCCGGCATAGACGTGCAGTTTGCCCATCTGCTTGTCGGCCAGCGCGCTGTCCTTCGGCATCATGCGCTCAATCGCCTTGAGCAGCACGCGTTCCGGGTGCGCGCCTTCCAGAATCTGGCCTTGCGTACGGCCTTTGATGCCGCCCGGGTGGCCGGTGTGCCAGTAAAACACGCTCTGGTTTTTCTTGTCGCCGGTGATTTTCACCTTCTCGGCGTTCACGATCACGACGTTGTCGCCGGTATCGATATGCGGGGTGAAGGTCGCGCGGTGCTTGCCGCGCAGGATCTTGGCGACGATGCCGGCCAGTCGGCCCAGCACGACGCCGTCGGCATCGATCAGGTGCCACTGCGCCTTCACTTCGCCCGGCTTGGCGTTATAGGTTTTCATGTCTTCTTACCTTGTTGGCGTTTGAATTGCGGCGTTTATGCCCTGCCACACCGCCCCAAGTCAACGCTTTTTTGATGTGGTATCATTATACCACATACTACAAACCCTCACGCGATCACCCTGTTCTTGCGCAAGACGTATTCCAGCCGTTTAAGCGCGTTGGCGCGCAATACCCCGGATGCCGCGGTTTTCGGCCCCTGCACGAATATCTCCGTCATGCTGGCCACGTCCATCGCCGTCACCCGCACATAGGCGCCGATGGGGATAAACTCGATGATGATCTCGCGCCCGTCCAGGGCATTGGATTGCGACATGCGGACATGATAGAATAAACACATGGCTGACAGAACAGCATTCGACTGGCAAGACCCCCTGAACCTTGCCGACGAACTTACCGACGACGAGCGGATGATCCAGCGCACCGCGCGCGATTTCGCCCGAAACCGGCTGCTGCCCGACGTGGTCGAATGCAACCGCGAGGCGCATTTCAACCGCACCCTGATGCAGGAAATGGGCGCGCTTGGCCTTTTGGGCGCGACCTTGCCCGAATACGGCGCGGGCGTGTCCGACGTCGCCTATGGCCTGATCGCGCGGGAAATCGAACGCGTCGATTCCTCGTACCGCTCCGCGCTTTCCGTCCAGTCCTCGCTGGTGATGTACCCGATTTTCACCTTCGGGTCGGACGCGCAGAAGGAAAAATACCTTCCCGGTCTGGCCGCGGGCACGCTGATCGGTTGTTTCGGGTTGACCGAGCCGGACGGCGGTTCCGACCCCGGCGGCATGAAGACGCGCGCGAAACGCGTGGCGGGCGGCTGGTCGCTTTCCGGCGCGAAGCAGTGGATCACCAATTCCCCCATTGCCGATGTGCTGGTGGTCTGGGCGCGCACCGATGAAAACGCGGTAATGGGCTTTATCCTCGAACGCGGGATGAAGGGCCTTGAAACGCCGAAGATCGAAGGCAAGTTTTCCCTGCGCATATCCGTCACCGGCGGCATCGCGATGAACGACGTGTTCGTGCCCGATGACAACGTCCTGCACGGCGCGCTGGGCGTCAAATCGCCCTTCATGTGCCTGAACAAGGCGCGTTTCGGCATCGCATGGGGCGCGATGGGCGCTGCCGAGGATTGCTGGCACCGCGCGCGCGACTACACGCTCGACCGCCGCGTCTTCGACAAGCCGCTGGCGGGCATGCAACTGATCCAGAAAAAACTTGCCGACATGCAGACCGAAATCGCGCTTGGCTTGAACGGCGCGCTGCGCCTTGGACGCCTGATGGAACGGGGCAAGGCCGCGCCGGAGGCGATCAGCCTCATGAAGCGCAACAATTGCGGCAAGGCGCTGGACGTCGCAAGGGCCGCGCGCGACATGCTGGGCGGCAACGGCATCTCGGATGAATACCACGTCATCCGCCACATGATGAACCTTGAGGCCGTGAACACCTACGAAGGCACGCACGACATCCATGCCCTAATCCTGGGCCGCAGCCAGACCGGCATCCCAGCGTTTTCCTGATTTAACAAATTGACATAATTTATATCTGATTGGTAGGGTTTTGCCTCATGACCCAGGCCGACCTCGCCCCAGCCCAATTGAGCGACATCAACCAGATTCCCGACGATCTGATGGCCCGCATCCTCGATCACGTGGTGAATTACAAGCGCCAGCACGAAGGCCTTATCCACGTCGTCAAGGCCAGCGGCAAGATCGTCGATAACCCCGCCATCCGTGAAAACTTCGCCAAGCAGGTCGTGGCCATGCGCCGCGATCTGGGCCTCAAGGTCGTCGTCGTCCACGGTGCAGGCAAGCAGATCGACAAGGCGCTGCACGACGCCGGTTTTGTTTCCACAAAGGAAAACGGCCTGCGCGTGACGCAAGCCGAACACATGGAAACCATCGACCGCGTGGCGCGCAACACCAACCGTATCCTGTGCGACATGTTCGGCACGGTTTCTCGCGGTGATATTCTGCCCATCGGCCTGTCCGGTTACGATTCCGAACTGGATATGTTCGCCCAACCCATCAGCGCCGCGACAAACAATTTTTCCGGCGAAAAAGTCACCTCCCTGAATCCATGGCGGCTGTTACGTCACCTGAAGGACGAAAAGGCCATCCCCATCATCACCAACATGTGCGGCGCGCAAGATACGACAAGCAACGTTACCAAGATCAACGTGAACGCGGATTCCGTGGCTTCGGCGCTGGCCATTCACCTGAAGGCGCATCGCCTTTTGATGTGCTCGGACGTTCGCGGCGTACTGGATGAAAACCAGCACGTCATACCCGAAATCAGTTCTGAAAATTTTGGGTCGCTTAAAGATCGCGGCATCCTTGCTGGCGGCATGCTGGTCAAGGTCAACGAAGCGTTCGCAACCGCCGCGCAGATGCCCGCCGGCAGCGGCGTGGTCATCATGGATGAAAATTTCCTGATGGAATTGCTGACTCCCAAGGGGCACGGCACCATGATCCGTGCGCCCGGGGTCCGTGCGCCCGTCGCTAAACCCGCTTAAGCTCTTCCGGCATATCCTGTTTTGCGTCGATGATCGCGCGGCGCACCGCGCGGGTGCGGGTGAAAACAGCCTCCAGCGCCGCGCCGTCGCCCTTGCGGATGGCCTTTTGCATCTGTGTCAAATCCTCGTTGAACCGGGCCAGAATGTCTAAAACCGCGTCGCGGTTGTTTAAAAACACGTCCCGCCACATCACCGGATCACTGGCCGCGATGCGGGTAAAATCGCGAAAGCCAGACGCGGAAAATTTGATCACCTCGGATTGCAGATCGCTTTCAAGCTGCGTCGCGGTATCGACGATCGTATAGGCGATCAGATGCGGCAGATGTGAGGTGATAGCGAGAGTCCTGTCGTGATGATCGGGGTCCATTTCCACGATCTGCGAACCCATGCCGCGCCAGAAATCGGCCAACCGCGCCACCGCCGCGGGGTCCGCCCCTGCACCCGGCGTCAGGATGCACCACCGCCCCCGGA containing:
- a CDS encoding gamma carbonic anhydrase family protein — its product is MSGMSLILPYNDIMPAVDDAAFVAVNACVIGDVSIGAGSSIWYGCVVRGDVNVIRIGRGSNIQDGTVIHVATRGKGTHIGDNVTVGHMALLHDCRIGDGAYVGMQACVMDGAEVEPRGFVAAGALVTPGKVVPTGQLWAGRPAKYLRDLNDEDYALMDWSGPHYVRLAAAHQGLAA
- the rpsI gene encoding 30S ribosomal protein S9, which encodes MAKTETKKSVKSLEDIKQVAQGVEAPAQAEGTSDAAAQNNNAPAPKREPKRDAQGRSYGTGRRKDAVARVWVKPGRGQITINGKTQNDYFARQTHRLVINQPFLIGKCVNQFDVICTVTGGGLSGQAGAVRHGISRALNAYDPENYRAALKKAGFLTRDPRVVERKKVGLHKARRSKQWAKR
- the rplM gene encoding 50S ribosomal protein L13, which translates into the protein MKTYNAKPGEVKAQWHLIDADGVVLGRLAGIVAKILRGKHRATFTPHIDTGDNVVIVNAEKVKITGDKKNQSVFYWHTGHPGGIKGRTQGQILEGAHPERVLLKAIERMMPKDSALADKQMGKLHVYAGPSHPHEAQQPKTLDVAAMNPKNKRA
- a CDS encoding acyl-CoA dehydrogenase, with amino-acid sequence MADRTAFDWQDPLNLADELTDDERMIQRTARDFARNRLLPDVVECNREAHFNRTLMQEMGALGLLGATLPEYGAGVSDVAYGLIAREIERVDSSYRSALSVQSSLVMYPIFTFGSDAQKEKYLPGLAAGTLIGCFGLTEPDGGSDPGGMKTRAKRVAGGWSLSGAKQWITNSPIADVLVVWARTDENAVMGFILERGMKGLETPKIEGKFSLRISVTGGIAMNDVFVPDDNVLHGALGVKSPFMCLNKARFGIAWGAMGAAEDCWHRARDYTLDRRVFDKPLAGMQLIQKKLADMQTEIALGLNGALRLGRLMERGKAAPEAISLMKRNNCGKALDVARAARDMLGGNGISDEYHVIRHMMNLEAVNTYEGTHDIHALILGRSQTGIPAFS
- a CDS encoding acetylglutamate kinase is translated as MTQADLAPAQLSDINQIPDDLMARILDHVVNYKRQHEGLIHVVKASGKIVDNPAIRENFAKQVVAMRRDLGLKVVVVHGAGKQIDKALHDAGFVSTKENGLRVTQAEHMETIDRVARNTNRILCDMFGTVSRGDILPIGLSGYDSELDMFAQPISAATNNFSGEKVTSLNPWRLLRHLKDEKAIPIITNMCGAQDTTSNVTKINVNADSVASALAIHLKAHRLLMCSDVRGVLDENQHVIPEISSENFGSLKDRGILAGGMLVKVNEAFATAAQMPAGSGVVIMDENFLMELLTPKGHGTMIRAPGVRAPVAKPA
- a CDS encoding prephenate/arogenate dehydrogenase family protein codes for the protein MPFKHVVIIGFGLIGSSIARALRQRDALARIVCVDASRAVCDTVLELGLADDAGCDCAAGVAGADLVVVCVPMGAIESVVKEIAPHLAAGVVVSDVGSVKGLTARIFAAHLPAHVHGIPGHPIAGTEHSGPRAGFAELFRGRWCILTPGAGADPAAVARLADFWRGMGSQIVEMDPDHHDRTLAITSHLPHLIAYTIVDTATQLESDLQSEVIKFSASGFRDFTRIAASDPVMWRDVFLNNRDAVLDILARFNEDLTQMQKAIRKGDGAALEAVFTRTRAVRRAIIDAKQDMPEELKRV